A window of Maioricimonas rarisocia genomic DNA:
AACTGGTTGCAGATCTCGTGCCCCGCGGGGCCGGCAAGGGTGACTTGAACAGAAGTTGTTCTGCCGACAGAGGTTCCGCCCTGAGGATGCCTTCGGGATGAAACCGCTGCGACGTGCCTCGCCAGCCACACGGATCGTGAGCAGACGACGCCCTGACGCCTGACCGCGCCGGGTGCTGTTCGGGCGATCATGCTCTGGCGGAACGACCGCCGCAGACGGCCCGAATCCGGGCCTCCGCACGGACAAAGATGGGGGCGGACGAGTGCGATTCGCCGCCGATTCGCTAGACTGGAACGCGGAACGCCTGGATCCGTGAAAGATCAATACATGCTCAAACCGAAACTGCTGGTCATCGATGATGACCGTACTCTGCGCCACTACGTTGTCCGGTGCTTTGAAGATGCCGGCATCGAGGTGATCGAGGCGGAGAGTGCCAGCGCAGGGATCGACGCCGTGCGCGAACACCAGCCGGACACCGTGCTGCTCGATATCGTTCTGCCACGCATGTCCGGCCTCGAAGTGTTCCAGCATCTGAAGTCGTTCGACAGCAAGCTGCCCGTCATCTTCATCACCGCCGACGACGACGCCGAAACGGCCATCGAAGCGATGATGCTTGGGGGATACGACTATGTGGTGAAGCCCCTCGACGTGGGGCAGCTTCGCGAACTGGTCGAACGGGCGATCGAAACGCGGCGGATGATGCAGGTCCCCGTCGAGATCCCTGCGGATGACGACACCGGTTCGGCCGAACGCCTCGTGGGCCGCAGCTCACGGATGCTGGATGTCTACAAGGCCATCGGACGGGCCGCTCCGCAGGATGTGACCATCCTCATCAGGGGTGAAAGCGGAACGGGGAAAGAGCTCGTCGCCCGCGCCATTTACCAGCATTCTCCCCGACGCGACGGACCGTTCCTCGCCGTGAACTGCGCGGCCCTTCCCGACACGCTGCTGGAGAGCGAGCTGTTCGGGCACGAGAAAGGGGCGTTCACCGGAGCCGATCGCCGCCGCATCGGCAAGTTCGAGCAATGCTCGGGCGGGACGCTGTTCCTGGATGAGATCGGCGACATGTCGCCACTTGTGCAGAGCAAGGTGCTCCGGCTGCTGCAGGAGCAGAAGTTTGAGCGTGTCGGCGGGAACGAGACCATCGAAACCGACGTCCGGATCATCGCCGC
This region includes:
- a CDS encoding sigma-54-dependent transcriptional regulator — translated: MLKPKLLVIDDDRTLRHYVVRCFEDAGIEVIEAESASAGIDAVREHQPDTVLLDIVLPRMSGLEVFQHLKSFDSKLPVIFITADDDAETAIEAMMLGGYDYVVKPLDVGQLRELVERAIETRRMMQVPVEIPADDDTGSAERLVGRSSRMLDVYKAIGRAAPQDVTILIRGESGTGKELVARAIYQHSPRRDGPFLAVNCAALPDTLLESELFGHEKGAFTGADRRRIGKFEQCSGGTLFLDEIGDMSPLVQSKVLRLLQEQKFERVGGNETIETDVRIIAATNRDLEAMTRKSDFREDLYYRLNGFTIGLPPLRERGQDIVLLVEHFLNRLSHELNRPRVEGVAPSAVAVLQKYRWPGNVRELQSVVRQALLNATGPVIVPEFLPADVKGGQRPQSAPAEETAAPQPVEESPSQGMPASDLAPFVEKSLKAGSKDLYAETLERMERYLITRVLKSTGGNQSKAAEILGITRGKVHNRIQAFGISVEQDVSIES